Genomic window (Chryseobacterium sp. H1D6B):
TTCCAAGAATTCTCCGGAGATAACCGCATTGACCACTGTGGTAGATCTCATGCAGACAAAGTCCTGCTGTATCTGGAATTATTTTAGAATCAATACTTTCAAGACTGTTTAGTTTCGATTCCAATTTATCCTGAGTCTGTTTTAGATAATTTTTTAATTCCTCAAAATTCACAAACTCATCTTTTCTGTCCAAAGGGATCTCTCCTCTGTTATAGCATGAAAATTTTTCGTTGTCCCAGACAGATTCTTCGCCTAATAGATTTAAAAAAGCATTTCTTATATAGATTAAATGTCCTAGGACCCAATTCATACAGTTGGCTTCTCCATTGGGAAAAATCATTGATTCTTCATGGGTAAGGCCGTCAATATTCATTGTAATAATTTTATAATTATTGAATACCTGAAATTTTACTATTTCTATATCGTTTGATTGATTTCCCATCTTTTTACTGTTGAGGAAATTGAGACATATCTGCAAACATAACTTCCCACTGATGCCCGTCTGGATCTGCAAAAGCACTCTGATACATCCATCCGTTATCCTGAGGTTCACTGTATTTGGAACCTCCATTTTCTACAGCTGTCTGTATGATATAATCCAAGTCTTCACGGCTGTCTGTACCAATGGCAAGAAGAACCTGTGTGGTATCACCTTTTGCAAGAGGTCTGTTAGTAAAGGTTTTGAAAAAC
Coding sequences:
- a CDS encoding VOC family protein, coding for MKINQIYVNLPVKDVAKTRTFWTKLGFAVNEQFSNENAVSIVLNEQSIFVMFLKEEFFKTFTNRPLAKGDTTQVLLAIGTDSREDLDYIIQTAVENGGSKYSEPQDNGWMYQSAFADPDGHQWEVMFADMSQFPQQ